A genome region from Bradyrhizobium sp. WSM1417 includes the following:
- a CDS encoding electron transfer flavoprotein subunit beta/FixA family protein produces MHSIVCIKQVPDSAQIRVHPVTNTIMRQGVPTIINPYDLFALEAALELRDKFGGEITVLTMGPPSAEESLRKALTFGADRAVLLTDRSFAGSDTLATSYALASAIRSIGREYGPPDVIFTGKQTIDGDTAQVGPGIAKRLGVQQLTYVSTIKALDFKLRTIEAERRCEGGVQVLRSKLPCLVSMLEATNQIRRGAMIDALRAARASIIKWSAQNAGVDDMAKCGLRGSPTVVKRVFAPSARAEKATWVEAAEQPAQALINALFERNPALEAELVQLARGTASAQASSG; encoded by the coding sequence ATGCACAGCATCGTCTGCATCAAACAGGTCCCCGACTCCGCACAAATCCGCGTGCATCCTGTCACGAATACGATCATGCGTCAGGGCGTGCCGACAATCATCAACCCATACGATCTCTTCGCACTGGAAGCTGCGCTCGAGCTACGAGATAAATTCGGCGGCGAAATCACTGTCCTCACAATGGGGCCGCCGTCGGCCGAAGAATCTCTTCGAAAGGCACTGACATTTGGAGCCGATCGTGCTGTCCTGCTCACTGACCGTAGTTTCGCAGGCTCCGATACGCTGGCGACGAGTTACGCGCTGGCCTCCGCGATTCGCAGTATAGGGAGGGAATATGGCCCACCGGACGTTATATTTACTGGCAAGCAGACGATTGACGGCGACACGGCACAGGTGGGCCCCGGCATTGCAAAGAGGCTGGGGGTCCAGCAGCTAACTTATGTTTCTACAATCAAAGCGTTGGACTTCAAACTACGCACGATCGAGGCGGAACGGCGCTGCGAAGGAGGAGTCCAGGTGCTGCGTTCTAAGCTGCCGTGTCTCGTCAGCATGTTAGAGGCAACCAATCAAATTCGCCGTGGCGCAATGATTGATGCCTTGCGTGCCGCCCGTGCCTCCATCATAAAATGGAGCGCCCAAAATGCCGGTGTGGATGACATGGCCAAATGCGGTCTGAGGGGGTCGCCAACCGTCGTCAAGCGTGTTTTCGCGCCCTCGGCGCGAGCGGAGAAGGCGACGTGGGTGGAGGCGGCCGAGCAGCCGGCGCAAGCGTTGATCAACGCCCTGTTCGAGCGCAACCCTGCGCTCGAGGCGGAGCTCGTACAGCTCGCGCGCGGTACGGCATCCGCGCAAGCTAGCAGCGGGTGA